One Anas platyrhynchos isolate ZD024472 breed Pekin duck chromosome 2, IASCAAS_PekinDuck_T2T, whole genome shotgun sequence DNA segment encodes these proteins:
- the LOC113842957 gene encoding feather beta keratin-like isoform X1, producing the protein MLSCAKGFLPCRHSGTSIKAGPAPRTLTHSTRRLLHCDQQGTLHTTDMSCYDICRPCGPTPLANSCNEPCVRQCEDSRVVIQPPAVLVTLPGPILSSFPQNTAVGSSASAAVGSNLSAQGVPISGGGFGGFGLGGFGLGGLGCINGGRACYPC; encoded by the exons ATGCTGTCATGCGCAAAGGGTTTCTTGCCCTGCAGGCATTCGGGGACCAGCATAAAAGCCGGCCCTGCACCTCGCACCCTCACACACTCCACCAGACGCCTTCTCCACTGTGACCAACAAG GCACCCTCCACACCACAGACATGTCCTGCTACGACATCTGCCGCCCCTGCGGACCCACCCCGCTGGCTAAcagctgcaacgagccctgTGTCAGGCAGTGCGAGGACTCCCGCGTCGTCATCCAGCCTCCTGCCGTGCTGGTCACCCTGCCaggccccatcctcagctccttcccccagaacacCGCCGTTGGATCCTCCGCATCAGCTGCCGTGGGCAGCAACCTCAGCGCCCAGGGAGTGCCCATCTCTGGAGGCGGCTTCGGAGGCTTTGGCCTTGGAGGCTTTGGCTTGGGaggcctgggctgcatcaacggCGGAAGAGCCTGCTACCCCTGCTAA
- the LOC113842957 gene encoding feather beta keratin-like isoform X2: MSCYDICRPCGPTPLANSCNEPCVRQCEDSRVVIQPPAVLVTLPGPILSSFPQNTAVGSSASAAVGSNLSAQGVPISGGGFGGFGLGGFGLGGLGCINGGRACYPC, encoded by the coding sequence ATGTCCTGCTACGACATCTGCCGCCCCTGCGGACCCACCCCGCTGGCTAAcagctgcaacgagccctgTGTCAGGCAGTGCGAGGACTCCCGCGTCGTCATCCAGCCTCCTGCCGTGCTGGTCACCCTGCCaggccccatcctcagctccttcccccagaacacCGCCGTTGGATCCTCCGCATCAGCTGCCGTGGGCAGCAACCTCAGCGCCCAGGGAGTGCCCATCTCTGGAGGCGGCTTCGGAGGCTTTGGCCTTGGAGGCTTTGGCTTGGGaggcctgggctgcatcaacggCGGAAGAGCCTGCTACCCCTGCTAA
- the LOC140001795 gene encoding feather beta keratin-like, giving the protein MSCYNLCNPCGPTPLANSCNEPCVRQCEDSHVAIQPSTVLVTLPGPILSSFPQNTAVGSSASAAVGSNLSAQGVPISGGGFGGFGLGGLGGYGLGGLGCFSGRRVCYPC; this is encoded by the coding sequence ATGTCCTGCTACAACCTCTGCAACCCCTGCGGACCCACCCCGCTGGCTAAcagctgcaacgagccctgTGTCAGGCAGTGCGAGGACTCCCACGTCGCCATCCAGCCTTCCACCGTGCTGGTCACCCTGCCAggacccatcctcagctccttcccccagaacacCGCCGTTGGATCCTCCGCATCAGCTGCCGTGGGCAGCAACCTCAGCGCCCAGGGAGTGCCCATCTCTGGAGGCGGCTTCGGAGGCTTTGGCCTGGGAGGCTTGGGAGGCTATGGCTTGGGAGGCCTGGGCTGCTTCTCTGGCAGAAGAGTCTGCTACCCCTGCTAA
- the LOC140001858 gene encoding feather keratin 2-like encodes MSCYDICRPCGPTPLANSCNEPCVRQCEDSHVVIQPPTVLVTLPGPILSSFPQNTAVGSSASAAVGSNLSTQGVPISGGGFGGFGLGGLGCISGGRACYPC; translated from the coding sequence ATGTCCTGCTACGACATCTGCCGCCCCTGCGGACCCACCCCGCTGGCTAAcagctgcaacgagccctgTGTCAGGCAGTGCGAGGACTCCCACGTTGTCATCCAGCCTCCTACCGTGCTGGTCACCCTGCCAggacccatcctcagctccttcccccagaacacCGCCGTTGGATCCTCCGCATCAGCTGCCGTGGGCAGCAACCTCAGCACCCAGGGAGTGCCCATCTCTGGAGGCGGCTTCGGAGGCTTTGGCCTTGGaggcctgggctgcatctctgGTGGAAGAGCCTGCTACCCCTGCTAA
- the LOC140001790 gene encoding feather beta keratin-like, whose product MLSRAEALSPCGHSRSSIKAGPAPSSLTHSFQRLLLCDQQGTLHNTDMSCYNLCNPCGPTPLANSCNEPCVRQCEDSHVAIQPSTVVVTLPGPILSSFPQNTAVGSSASAAVGSNLSAQGVPISGGGFGGFGLGGLGGYGLGGLGCFSGRRACYPC is encoded by the exons ATGTTGTCACGTGCAGAGGCTCTCTCGCCCTGCGGGCACTCAAGGAGCAGCATAAAAGCCGGCCCTGCACCTTCCTCCCTCACACACTCCTTTCAACGCCTTCTCCTCTGCGACCAACAAG GCACCCTCCACAACACAGATATGTCCTGCTACAACCTCTGCAACCCCTGCGGACCCACCCCGCTGGCTAAcagctgcaacgagccctgTGTCAGGCAGTGCGAGGACTCCCACGTCGCCATCCAGCCTTCCACCGTGGTGGTCACCCTGCCAggacccatcctcagctccttcccccagaacacCGCCGTTGGATCCTCCGCATCAGCTGCCGTGGGCAGCAACCTCAGCGCCCAGGGAGTGCCCATCTCTGGAGGCGGCTTCGGAGGCTTTGGCCTGGGAGGCTTGGGAGGCTATGGCTTGGGAGGCCTGGGCTGCTTCTCTGGCAGAAGAGCCTGCTACCCCTGCTAA